In Nocardia higoensis, one genomic interval encodes:
- a CDS encoding DUF4190 domain-containing protein: MSQYPPPGRYPPPGQYPPPPGQYPPPGQEPGASGGYWQESPKRTGLALTTLVLGILALVSFWTVVGGYLLGVLGIVFGIVAAVKARNGSAGGMGMTITGLVLSVLALIGATLFVIVGWSLFVDVGGKDLVDCLNKAGNDQAAIDECERRWTENIEDRFSITLTPAPVPTP; encoded by the coding sequence ATGTCGCAATATCCTCCCCCGGGTCGATACCCCCCGCCGGGTCAGTATCCCCCGCCGCCGGGTCAGTATCCCCCGCCCGGGCAGGAACCGGGCGCGAGCGGCGGCTACTGGCAGGAATCGCCCAAGCGCACCGGGCTGGCGCTCACCACCCTCGTGCTCGGCATTCTGGCGCTGGTCAGTTTCTGGACCGTGGTCGGCGGCTACCTGCTCGGCGTGCTCGGCATCGTCTTCGGCATCGTCGCCGCGGTCAAGGCCCGCAACGGTTCCGCCGGCGGCATGGGGATGACGATCACCGGCCTGGTACTCAGCGTGCTCGCGCTGATCGGCGCGACCCTGTTCGTGATCGTCGGCTGGAGCTTGTTCGTCGACGTGGGCGGCAAGGACCTGGTGGACTGCCTGAACAAGGCGGGCAACGACCAGGCCGCGATCGACGAATGTGAACGTCGGTGGACCGAGAACATCGAGGACCGGTTCAGCATCACGCTCACCCCGGCCCCGGTTCCGACGCCCTGA